In Vigna angularis cultivar LongXiaoDou No.4 chromosome 8, ASM1680809v1, whole genome shotgun sequence, the DNA window GAAGAATTCAAAATAGAATTGTTTACAcgtagaaaatgaaaaacaagtaAGTTAGAAGGTTGCCTTGTCATGTTGTGCTTGTCTTTGATTTGTTGAAGATAAAAGGAAATGTTTGTGAGCATCAGCAATGAAAGTGAAACAATCATAGCACAGATTCACAATATAAAAGCACCTCATAATGCTTCTAATTCTGCAGTCTCTTCTGATCCTTAAATTTCTGTCATTCATTCACACCAATAACACATAAAAGGCCAAAGTGGGGGAGTGAGAGATATCCATTGAAAGGGGTTTTACTTTTGCTTGACTTGGTTGGTGACATCTTCCTTTGCAAGAAGCTTAAATAGCATACAAACACACCCTCTTCTCAACACCAAagtcatcatcattttcattggAGCCATATCCTAAAAGGGAGGCAGAAGTTTTGGGAACAGAAACCTTCTTGGGAGGCACATAACTTGGCCTTGGACTGACCAAATTTGCAAACACTGTGAGTTAGCACAACTTGAAACTTCTTTTGTGTCATTATGCATATTTGAGAACAGCAAATAAATAATgggtttttattttccaaaacttGCAAACTACAACATGCTTGTGCTTCCATGTATGGAAATATCATAGCCATAAGaaaagttataatataatatcttatatttcaCTGTCACTTACTTAGTGAGTTGAAGCTTCTTACAGATATTTGAAAAGATATTGACATCTTGAGAAgcctctctctctatatatatttgCTTTTGGCTTTTGGAGAAGTAATTCATATAGAGAAAGAACATGGAGGAGAGGAATGAGATGGAAAAGATTGATGATGTTATGCCAGGATTTCGTTTTCACCCCACTGATGAAGAGCTTGTTGATTTCTATCTCAAGAGAAAAATTCAGCAGAAATCTCTCCCTATTGAACTGATTAAGCAAGTGGATATTTACAAACATGATCCATGGGACCTTCCAAGTAAGAACTCTCATGGCTCACATCCTCATTTTTATTCtacctttctctttttctgctgTTTGGCTTTATGCCAGATGCACAAATGTTACATATACATTTATACTATTCTGCAACCAAGTTTTCCTAGTTTTATTTGGCCTTTGTATTTCTAatgtaaattttacttttaatcaaGTCAAACTGAAGTATAGGTTTTGTCAGAAAAGAAATTAACAGTTTAGAATGCAGAGACTAAAACTAATATTGACTAAATCTTGAGGCACCTAAAACACATTACAACACTCTTCTTAAGTTGTGGAGATCATCAAAGGTTCAACTGTTTAAAACTAGACAACTCTTTCTTTATTTAACTTGCTCGTGCTAAGCATTACTATAAATTTTGACATCTTAGCTATGTTGATActtctaaatattattataaactttgACATCTCAGCTATGCTGATATTTCATAGCATATTTAACTTGTttcattttgttgtttttatgcACAAGAAGAGCTAGCAGGCACAGGGGAGAAAGAGTGGTACTTCTATTGCCCAAGGGACAGAAAATACAGGAACAGTGCACGTCCAAATAGGGTCACAAGAGCTGGGTTTTGGAAGGCCACTGGAACTGACAGACCTATATATTCCTCTGAAGGGAAGTGCATTGGTTTGAAGAAGTCTCTTGTGTTCTACAGAGGAAGAGCTGCCAAAGGGATGAAAACTGATTGGATGATGCATGAGTTTAGGCTTCCTTGCATCTCTGACTCAGCCCCTTCTAAAAAACTCTCAGACAAAACCCTCCCTCCAAGTGTATGTATTCAACCAATTCcttatacatacatacatttttACAGGACATTTCAAGACTAATCTTGTCATGTTCATACTCATAAACTATACAGAGGAGTGTTAATGCCATACACATTCTCGGACAAGATTTATTTAGTATATTCTTCAAACACTTTCTGTATTTTGATACAAATTTGTTGAAAACTTTACCATCATGAAAGAGACTCATTATAAAGTGAAACCTACAAAAATTTGTCTTTTCTATAACTGAGGATGTTGAAGAGTGTCTTATCAGCATTTTTCAAGCAATACAAATAGATAGATAAACAGTACATTGTATATATATTCCAATTCTGCTTAATCATGCAGTGAAGCAGAGTTCTTTGTCTGTGTTTTCAGGATTCATGGGCAATCTGTAGGATATTCAAGAAAACCAACTCCCTTTCCATGGCACAGAAAGCTTTATCTCACCCTTGGATCTCTCAGTTATCAGGAAGCATGGTATCTGACATGTTCACACAGGGTGCAGAAACAAACCATCACCTAGGATCACCAGCCATTCAATTTTGTTATGAAAAGCAAGAGTTAAACCAAGTCTCCAATAGTGACATCAACACCAACTTCACAGATTCAGATATTGCCAGTTACAAACCCATCAACAGCAGCACAGTTCCCAAGCCTTCACCACAAATTCCTGTTTCAGATGACTTCATATTCTACACAGAACACACCAAGTGCACACTTGATGCCAGTTCCATGCTTTCTCCCAACCCTGACTACATAACATTTGAAGAGCCAAACCAACAACAGTATAGTGGCTTCTCAACCAATCTACCTCACTTCATCCAACAAAACATGAGCACAGAAACAGTAACAAAAGAACAACAAGATTGGGAAACAATTGGGAGAGCCACTGGATTTCCCTTTACTTTGCTTCCCCCATATGATGCATGGAAGTCTTCTGTGGCATGGGATTCATCTTCTTGCCCCAGTGACATGTCCACTACCTATTCCACCAGTAAATGCTACACTTGATTCATCAACCAAATTGGGGGCATTAATGCTGTGCATGATCAGGTTTACGACTTCTACAATTTTGGTATATTTACCACTAAAATCAATACCACCAAGTGctgattttatttgtaaatgtaCAAGGGTTACACCATTGTTTCCTTGTTCATAGTTAAATGTACCTGAAGGTAACTGCCACCAAGAAACACAAAAAAGAGTCCAAATTTTATAAGTCATGCATGTGCTGGGAAAATAGATCTTCCATGTTAGTTTTTCATGTGACAGAGTCATGTGAAgggaaaaaaaatacacaaaatttCTAGTTCTTTTGTGTGTCTATGTTTCTAACTCATGTGATTCTCTCACTTGCAAAACTCTCTAGGATTGATTCACTTTGGGTGCAGCAATCCCTTGTTTCAAGGAGGTTTGCTTATATGCTTATATGTTTGATGTGCTTGGTATTATATTTACCAAGATGTACATATAGTTCCATTTCTCTGCATAcagctttaatttttttactggtttataatttatttctcttctgttatgtttttctgttttctatattttagtGTCTAACGAAAATCTAAGAAACAAACACTTGGAATTTTCTTTGTCATACTATTGTTGAAAATTGTTGAAAAGGCTAAGTTAGCACAACGCATATTTAGATTTATGTTAAGAGAATAAAGACTTTTACTTTGGCTTATACTATAAAAACACTtgatcataaataaataaataaaaattagctTTCACTGTTTTATATAAGAAATGAGTAATACTGACAAATTGGTTCATATCATGAGAGGATAGTGCAGGAACGTGGCGTGCAAGAATGAATGTGAGAAAgtgaaatgaataaatataaagttaaaaaggttatgtattaatttaacatataaaataatatatatggaTAATTAGATATACACACACTATAAACTCTGAGATAAAATACTTTCATTCTGCAGAGGAGCCAATTTTCTGGCCACCGCATACAGAGATAGCACAGAATTACAAGTTTCTTTAGTTCAGATTACCATCAACTAGTTGCTTCTATGGATCAACTGATTTTGagattaaacatttttaattaaattttttaaaagtctttatctaaaataataatttagtaatAATGCAAAAAGTATTTTACACTGTAAATCTAATCATAATGAGTTATTGCTTCGTCAAAAagaaatctttaaataaagtgtTTGGGTTTAATTCTTGTGgattgatgaagaagatgagggTAAATTTGTCATTTCATTAAACTCTGGGatgcaagaagaagaaaaaagaggcGCAGAAGAAGGAGCcttgtaattttcttttccaaacaTTAGATTGGCTTCACTAACACAATTCGTTTGGTAGATATTTCTTTCCGCACCTTCATAATTTCTTATCCTACCATCGTAATACAAGAAATGATTAACATTTACATCTCATAATACCTCATAATGGGAACTATATGCTAAAGTATTCTGAAATACTAAGATATAAgcattttatattaaacaatcTAAAATTATccaacatatattataaattatataacgTGAAACTATACTTGATTGTGTAATTCTATTTCAGattatacaatataaaattactttCCAAATTATTTGAATGTTCAAagtatataatctaaaatatactatatataataacaacgttaatattttttatattacaaggtaaaaaaagaaagcatacgataaaataggaaataatcatttttaattttggcTTTTTAATCATCTCAACctattctttaataataaaataaaatgaataaatgaaaattacataattttcttACCTTACAAAATATGCTAAAGTATAATAGTAAGTTTTTAGACTAGTTGTTGAGTTTGAATCtcataatgtaatttttattttcattaatcaCAACTTAGTTCTCATTgctatatattaaaagtaatctctctctctctctctctctctttctctctctctgtgtatatatatatatatatatatatatatatatatatatatatatatatatatatatatatatatatatatatattaatttctaatATCCTATCTCTCTCCTCTCTGATTAATGTCTCCCTTGCATTAAAATTTGACCATGAAgcatactttaaaaaaaaattggtcgACTATTTTTAAACATCAATTTGGGTGAATTTATTTCAACTAGTAATTTTGGTTGTATTCATGAAAGTAAAATTCTTTCTCGATGAAGAAATTATCAAAACACTGGTcaaaattagtaaattttaatctatataaagCTCATTAGCTAAAGAGTTTAGCTTTAACAAGCTACCTATAAACAAAATGCTAAATATTCATAGATGATTTcacattttttcttataatcaCTTTATTGGTGAAAGTGTACACCAACTTTGTCCATTTTCATTGGAAGATATAACTTGTAATTCTTAGTGTGATACCTCTGTTTCATTCTCTATTTACAAAACACCAACAATTTAGTTGtggaaagaataaaaatttcCTTGGCTACATCCAAATTATGTACAAAACTAGCAAATGCTAGCTAGGAAAAAGTGAGAAAGATGGTGGTGCTATATGCATCCTTCTGCTTACAATATTGATATTGTTTAGTTTATTATGACACCATACTAGTTGATCCTTTGTTATTTTTGACATGTTTAACACTCTCcaaaccaattttatctccACTTGtggaaaaaggtaaagaaaattATCTCTACTATTTTCCTCATGCTTTTGGAACATCCTCAGTATGCTACTTCTGCTCTTCAAAAATTCACCAAGTCTTCTTTCCTTCTGCATAAATGAAAAGAAGTAGTTAACAAAAGAAGAATCATCACAAAACCCTTTTCACATAAGCAAAGGAAACTTTGTTTCACAAGTCTCAATTACCTTCTGAAGTTCTACTTGAATCTCCCTTAGAAATTCTGAATCTGCAGGATCTTGGATTTTTACTTGAGTTTCTCTTGAACCTTTATGAGCTGAGCTAGATGCATCTTTATCAGCTTTAGTGAAATGCCAAAATATCCTGATTGATTCTTCCAAAATCTCAACCAGCATGTTACTtgtcatttcatttttattatctGCATATTTCTCTTCATCTTTGGTGTTGTCCTCTGCACTCAATTAACGTTCTACACATTAGATACTAGTTTCTTGCTAATGGATTTCTATATGGTTCAGCATGTATGTAGATCAAAGCAAGGTTTAAAGATAAATGTGAAAAATTTCCAGTATATTGAAAGTTCTGACCTCTTATAACTGGAACATGAAGAAGATTTTGCATAGCACAACGATTCCTGGCATAGTATTCAACTCTTGGACCTTGGAAACGTTCATTCTCTAAGAATCTTAGCAGAAGCACTTGAAATTGTTGGAACTCCTCAGCTACTTCACTGTAACTTTGAAACCTATGTTGTTCAGATTCCCATAACTGCAAGGCCTTGTCATACTCCCACCTAAGAAATTCCCAAGAAAGGCACAACTGTCCCACATAAACCATTTCCAAGTCACTGTAAATTTCTCTTCTGAACTTTTTCAATGGATCAGATTCAAACTTCTTACGTCTACAATGGTGAAAGAGATGTGGAAGCAAGGATGTGATGGCCTGAGAAGAGTTCTCACGACTTGAAAATGATAGCGTAAGGTCTGTGGTCTTCAGGGCACCTATAACACAACATCACAGTTAGAAAAACGATATTATGATTGGATTCTTAACCACTAAACTAAGCAGTGTAAATTCTAAATCATTGAGTGAAAACAGGTGAAAGTTTAGAACTACTGACCAATGGCAAACAGTTTCTGGTAATTTAAGATATCAAATTTTCTCATTCTTTCTGTGTAACTCCTGTAGAGTTTTGTGAGATCGTTTCTTGTACTTCCATGCTTGAAATTTTCATCAATTTCCCATGGCTTCAAGTCTTTCATTATTCTTTGTGTCTCAAAGGTAGTAGGCAAACCAGTGGCTCTGACCTTGTTCAGCTCCATCTTTAGCTGTTCTATCAATTCTTGGTGTTCCCATTGTGCATCAAACCGGTAGGAATCCTCAAGATCTGAACCTGTTGAACCATGCAAGTTCTTGCCATGCCTATCTTGAAAACAATGGCTTTTCAAATTTATGTTCTCAATAATATCTGAATCTTGCTGCACTGtcatctcttcctccaaatttcTTATCCCAACGACTGTGTCTCTATGTTCGAAGTATAAACTCTCTGATCTTATTTCACCCTCGTAGTCCAAATTTTCCTTTGGTAGCACTCCATTTTCTTCATCAAGCTGAACAATGGTTGCAAAATCTGTGTCCAACAAAAACCCACCTCCTACAGAACTGGTCATAGAATCTAATTCAAAGCTTACACAAATGAAATCATCTTCAGAAAAGACACTGTCCGCAGCTGAAATTTCTTCAACAAACACATTGGCATTCAGATTCTCCACTTGATGTTCATTCGGCTGTTCTACAGAAAGTGCGGTCTGGGGCCTCACTACTTGATCAACATAACTTTCTGGTTCAAAGCTCCCTTCAGATTCAACTGCAGAATCATTTTCcaaaggaaaatattttgaatgaacACATGTTTCATCCAAGAAGGTGCTGAAACTGTTACCTGAGATGAACTCATGCTTGCTGGTGATTCCAGGAGCCTTATCATTGTCagtgttcacaaaatcaaaagtttCCCCACAGTTCCAAGTTTGGTATTGGAATTTGAAAACCAACATcgttttctccttttcttcaacGCCAAAGTTTCCAGTATAGTTAGTAATAGTGACTGAACAATCCCCATTGGACTTGGCTTCTGGTTCAGAACCATTTGAGTCACTTTGATGACTACACTCTTGTTTAAGTTGAATAACATCATTACCTTCCTCAAATCTTTCACTTTTGAACTCTGCATCTTTGGAATGTTCGGAACAATCTTCTTCAACCTCAGTTTTAATCTCAGAGTTGTTAGGATCAGTGTGGTAGGTTTCATGGAAAAGGCTTGAAGAACAATCTGAATTGATTGCTTCATGACTGAAATATCTGAAATAAACATAATACAGTTAAGACAATTAGCATAAATGGCTAGTATCTTAACTTATGATGTGATGAAAACTTCAATTTCAGTACCTCATGAAGATTCTGGTGGAAACCCAGAACAGAGTGTCCACAAGCTGTACGAGGAAAATCCAAACATACCAAGAGAAAAGATCCATCCTTTGGTGAAAAATCTCTTTAAATATGATGTATTTTCTTAGGAAAATAAGTGGGTTTTTCATGGAAATCTCATTTATCCATTTCTTCCTACATAATTTCTCAATTTCCTAATAAACCAAAACTGATCAATTAAAACAGGGAAGGTCATGCAAACTCTTGATTTGTAATTTCTGATGACCTTGTAACTATAAAGACTAAGATATGTACGTAAAAATCAAGATTTAatcattgagaaaaacaaactAGGCTTACACCATATTGGAAGCAAGGATTAAGGGAAGAAAAGAGCATCTGAGCTACTTGATTTTGACTTATGAGCCTCTCTTGGGTTGCTTTAGAGCCATGAAATCCCCATGAATTGAGGGGATTTTGTTCTATCCACCATCATTCTCTTTTATACACTCCATTGATACCAGACACACAAAAGGGGGAATTGTGCTGAACCGAAAGTTTTGtcaatttttgaatttgttattgACCCTAAATTTCTGCAGATACAAACAAATGTTGCAGGTTTCATGCATTTGTAAGGAACTGAACATTCATACTATGTGACAGTGAAACCTTAACCATGCATAGATTGAGAAAGGACATGAATTGGAGTCATGTCATGCTACTTGCAATGTGTTTGTTTTAACTTATCATTAGTTTAACAAAGTTCTAatcattatattattgtaaaaaatctacatttaaaccaatttaaaattactattaacacaattttaaaaatagttaatataaaatttaataaattttgtatgtattatttatgtattttaaattcattaaacatGCAACACGTATCTTTGTTTTTAGATTTTACTATCAAATCTCTTGAAAATACTTGTTAAAGAATCTATGAAGTTTTTCTTGGAATTTAATTCagaaaagttataaatttttagCCAACATGGGATACTAGTTAGTgtttgtcttttttcttttttaat includes these proteins:
- the LOC108345099 gene encoding protein FEZ isoform X1, encoding MEERNEMEKIDDVMPGFRFHPTDEELVDFYLKRKIQQKSLPIELIKQVDIYKHDPWDLPKELAGTGEKEWYFYCPRDRKYRNSARPNRVTRAGFWKATGTDRPIYSSEGKCIGLKKSLVFYRGRAAKGMKTDWMMHEFRLPCISDSAPSKKLSDKTLPPSDSWAICRIFKKTNSLSMAQKALSHPWISQLSGSMVSDMFTQGAETNHHLGSPAIQFCYEKQELNQVSNSDINTNFTDSDIASYKPINSSTVPKPSPQIPVSDDFIFYTEHTKCTLDASSMLSPNPDYITFEEPNQQQYSGFSTNLPHFIQQNMSTETVTKEQQDWETIGRATGFPFTLLPPYDAWKSSVAWDSSSCPSDMSTTYSTSKCYT
- the LOC108345099 gene encoding protein FEZ isoform X2, with translation MEERNEMEKIDDVMPGFRFHPTDEELVDFYLKRKIQQKSLPIELIKQVDIYKHDPWDLPKLAGTGEKEWYFYCPRDRKYRNSARPNRVTRAGFWKATGTDRPIYSSEGKCIGLKKSLVFYRGRAAKGMKTDWMMHEFRLPCISDSAPSKKLSDKTLPPSDSWAICRIFKKTNSLSMAQKALSHPWISQLSGSMVSDMFTQGAETNHHLGSPAIQFCYEKQELNQVSNSDINTNFTDSDIASYKPINSSTVPKPSPQIPVSDDFIFYTEHTKCTLDASSMLSPNPDYITFEEPNQQQYSGFSTNLPHFIQQNMSTETVTKEQQDWETIGRATGFPFTLLPPYDAWKSSVAWDSSSCPSDMSTTYSTSKCYT
- the LOC108344746 gene encoding uncharacterized protein LOC108344746 isoform X3 encodes the protein MVYFSHEAINSDCSSSLFHETYHTDPNNSEIKTEVEEDCSEHSKDAEFKSERFEEGNDVIQLKQECSHQSDSNGSEPEAKSNGDCSVTITNYTGNFGVEEKEKTMLVFKFQYQTWNCGETFDFVNTDNDKAPGITSKHEFISGNSFSTFLDETCVHSKYFPLENDSAVESEGSFEPESYVDQVVRPQTALSVEQPNEHQVENLNANVFVEEISAADSVFSEDDFICVSFELDSMTSSVGGGFLLDTDFATIVQLDEENGVLPKENLDYEGEIRSESLYFEHRDTVVGIRNLEEEMTVQQDSDIIENINLKSHCFQDRHGKNLHGSTGSDLEDSYRFDAQWEHQELIEQLKMELNKVRATGLPTTFETQRIMKDLKPWEIDENFKHGSTRNDLTKLYRSYTERMRKFDILNYQKLFAIGALKTTDLTLSFSSRENSSQAITSLLPHLFHHCRRKKFESDPLKKFRREIYSDLEMVYVGQLCLSWEFLRWEYDKALQLWESEQHRFQSYSEVAEEFQQFQVLLLRFLENERFQGPRVEYYARNRCAMQNLLHVPVIREDNTKDEEKYADNKNEMTSNMLVEILEESIRIFWHFTKADKDASSSAHKGSRETQVKIQDPADSEFLREIQVELQKKERRLGEFLKSRSSILRMFQKHEENSRDNFLYLFPQVEIKLVWRVLNMSKITKDQLVWCHNKLNNINIVSRRMHIAPPSFSLFPS
- the LOC108344746 gene encoding uncharacterized protein LOC108344746 isoform X2, which encodes MLFSSLNPCFQYGLVDTLFWVSTRIFMRYFSHEAINSDCSSSLFHETYHTDPNNSEIKTEVEEDCSEHSKDAEFKSERFEEGNDVIQLKQECSHQSDSNGSEPEAKSNGDCSVTITNYTGNFGVEEKEKTMLVFKFQYQTWNCGETFDFVNTDNDKAPGITSKHEFISGNSFSTFLDETCVHSKYFPLENDSAVESEGSFEPESYVDQVVRPQTALSVEQPNEHQVENLNANVFVEEISAADSVFSEDDFICVSFELDSMTSSVGGGFLLDTDFATIVQLDEENGVLPKENLDYEGEIRSESLYFEHRDTVVGIRNLEEEMTVQQDSDIIENINLKSHCFQDRHGKNLHGSTGSDLEDSYRFDAQWEHQELIEQLKMELNKVRATGLPTTFETQRIMKDLKPWEIDENFKHGSTRNDLTKLYRSYTERMRKFDILNYQKLFAIGALKTTDLTLSFSSRENSSQAITSLLPHLFHHCRRKKFESDPLKKFRREIYSDLEMVYVGQLCLSWEFLRWEYDKALQLWESEQHRFQSYSEVAEEFQQFQVLLLRFLENERFQGPRVEYYARNRCAMQNLLHVPVIREDNTKDEEKYADNKNEMTSNMLVEILEESIRIFWHFTKADKDASSSAHKGSRETQVKIQDPADSEFLREIQVELQKKERRLGEFLKSRSSILRMFQKHEENSRDNFLYLFPQVEIKLVWRVLNMSKITKDQLVWCHNKLNNINIVSRRMHIAPPSFSLFPS
- the LOC108344746 gene encoding uncharacterized protein LOC108344746 isoform X1, with protein sequence MKNPLIFLRKYIIFKEIFHQRMDLFSWYVWIFLVQLVDTLFWVSTRIFMRYFSHEAINSDCSSSLFHETYHTDPNNSEIKTEVEEDCSEHSKDAEFKSERFEEGNDVIQLKQECSHQSDSNGSEPEAKSNGDCSVTITNYTGNFGVEEKEKTMLVFKFQYQTWNCGETFDFVNTDNDKAPGITSKHEFISGNSFSTFLDETCVHSKYFPLENDSAVESEGSFEPESYVDQVVRPQTALSVEQPNEHQVENLNANVFVEEISAADSVFSEDDFICVSFELDSMTSSVGGGFLLDTDFATIVQLDEENGVLPKENLDYEGEIRSESLYFEHRDTVVGIRNLEEEMTVQQDSDIIENINLKSHCFQDRHGKNLHGSTGSDLEDSYRFDAQWEHQELIEQLKMELNKVRATGLPTTFETQRIMKDLKPWEIDENFKHGSTRNDLTKLYRSYTERMRKFDILNYQKLFAIGALKTTDLTLSFSSRENSSQAITSLLPHLFHHCRRKKFESDPLKKFRREIYSDLEMVYVGQLCLSWEFLRWEYDKALQLWESEQHRFQSYSEVAEEFQQFQVLLLRFLENERFQGPRVEYYARNRCAMQNLLHVPVIREDNTKDEEKYADNKNEMTSNMLVEILEESIRIFWHFTKADKDASSSAHKGSRETQVKIQDPADSEFLREIQVELQKKERRLGEFLKSRSSILRMFQKHEENSRDNFLYLFPQVEIKLVWRVLNMSKITKDQLVWCHNKLNNINIVSRRMHIAPPSFSLFPS